The proteins below are encoded in one region of Aquisphaera giovannonii:
- a CDS encoding S9 family peptidase: MSSSPKRARTRTMPGALSLAAALVLGMPMTSLAESPPLIPREVLFGNPERIGPKLSPDGTRMAWIAPDKKNILQVWVKTIGKEDDRIVTADPKRGIRQFSWAENSRVLLYMQDSDGDENFHVYGVDLASGSVRDLTPFQGAKAQITATDPGYPDTVLVSLNVRSRALFDVYRLDLNTGGLTVDTENPGDVMGWVADSHLQVRAAQAMTPTGGAAIRVRDDASSAFRPWLEVGPEDALTFGALDFSADGRSLTLLSSVGRDTAAVVQRDIAAGTETVLAASDEADADSVLIHPKTHAVQAARFSPGRSTWKVIDPSIAEDFEAIGKLREGDFSVVNRDNADRTWLVAFASDRGPVAYYAWDRSSRKGTFLFVHQPKLEGLALAEMKPVKIKARDGLTLNAYLTLPVGIEPRGLPMVLMVHGGPWARDQWGYNPYAQWFANRGYACLSVNFRGSTGYGKAFLNAANKQWGKAMHDDLIDACKWASDRGFADPKKIAVFGGSYGGYAALAALTFTPEFFACAVDMVGPSNLKTLIATIPPYWKPMRVMFDTRMGNVDDPKDAELIREASPLFKADRIRRPLLIGQGANDPRVKQAESEQIVAAIEKNGGRVTYVLYPDEGHGFARPENRIDFNARAEAFLAECLGGRVEPMAGDKVAGSTAVVKEVGRK; this comes from the coding sequence ATGTCGAGTTCTCCGAAGCGGGCAAGAACCCGCACCATGCCGGGGGCGCTGTCCCTGGCCGCCGCCCTTGTCCTGGGGATGCCCATGACGTCGCTGGCCGAATCGCCGCCCCTGATCCCTCGCGAGGTCCTCTTCGGCAACCCGGAGCGGATCGGGCCGAAGCTCTCCCCCGACGGGACCCGGATGGCCTGGATCGCCCCGGACAAGAAGAACATCCTCCAGGTCTGGGTGAAGACGATCGGCAAGGAGGACGATCGGATCGTCACGGCCGATCCCAAGCGAGGCATCCGCCAGTTCAGCTGGGCGGAAAACAGCCGGGTGCTGCTGTACATGCAGGACAGCGACGGCGACGAGAATTTCCACGTCTACGGCGTGGACCTCGCGAGCGGCAGCGTCCGCGACCTGACCCCGTTCCAGGGGGCGAAGGCCCAGATCACCGCCACCGACCCGGGCTACCCGGACACGGTCCTGGTCTCGCTCAACGTCCGCAGCAGGGCGCTCTTCGACGTCTATCGGCTGGACCTGAACACCGGCGGATTGACGGTCGACACGGAGAATCCCGGCGACGTCATGGGCTGGGTCGCGGACTCGCACCTCCAGGTCCGCGCCGCGCAGGCGATGACCCCGACGGGCGGCGCCGCGATCCGCGTCCGGGATGATGCATCGTCCGCGTTCCGGCCGTGGCTCGAGGTCGGCCCCGAGGACGCGCTGACGTTCGGGGCCCTGGACTTCTCGGCCGACGGCAGGTCGCTCACGCTCCTCTCCTCCGTCGGGCGGGACACCGCCGCGGTCGTGCAGCGGGACATCGCCGCGGGGACCGAGACGGTGCTGGCCGCGTCCGACGAGGCCGACGCCGACAGCGTCCTGATCCACCCGAAGACGCACGCCGTCCAGGCGGCGCGGTTCTCGCCCGGCCGGTCGACCTGGAAGGTCATCGACCCGAGCATCGCGGAGGACTTCGAGGCGATCGGCAAGCTCCGCGAGGGCGACTTCTCGGTCGTCAATCGCGACAACGCCGACCGGACCTGGCTGGTTGCCTTCGCCTCGGACCGCGGGCCGGTGGCGTATTACGCCTGGGACCGATCGTCGAGGAAGGGCACGTTCCTGTTCGTTCATCAGCCGAAGCTCGAGGGGCTGGCGCTCGCCGAGATGAAGCCGGTGAAGATCAAGGCCCGCGACGGCCTCACGCTGAACGCGTACCTGACGCTCCCCGTGGGCATCGAGCCCCGCGGGCTGCCGATGGTCCTGATGGTCCACGGCGGCCCGTGGGCCCGCGACCAGTGGGGCTACAACCCGTACGCCCAGTGGTTCGCCAATCGCGGGTATGCCTGCCTGTCGGTGAACTTCCGCGGCTCGACGGGCTACGGGAAGGCGTTCCTCAACGCGGCGAACAAGCAATGGGGCAAGGCGATGCACGACGACCTGATCGACGCCTGCAAGTGGGCGAGCGACCGGGGCTTCGCCGACCCGAAGAAGATCGCCGTCTTCGGCGGCTCGTACGGCGGCTATGCCGCGCTCGCGGCGCTCACGTTCACGCCCGAGTTCTTCGCCTGCGCCGTGGACATGGTCGGGCCCTCGAACCTGAAGACGCTGATCGCCACGATCCCGCCCTACTGGAAGCCGATGCGCGTGATGTTCGACACGCGGATGGGGAACGTGGACGACCCGAAGGACGCGGAGCTGATCCGCGAGGCCTCGCCCCTGTTCAAGGCCGACCGGATCCGCCGGCCGCTCCTCATCGGCCAGGGGGCGAACGACCCCCGCGTCAAGCAGGCCGAGTCCGAGCAGATCGTCGCCGCGATCGAGAAGAACGGCGGCCGAGTCACCTACGTCCTGTACCCCGACGAGGGCCACGGATTCGCCCGCCCCGAGAACCGGATCGACTTCAACGCCCGCGCCGAGGCGTTCCTCGCCGAGTGCCTCGGCGGCCGGGTCGAGCCCATGGCGGGCGACAAGGTGGCCGGATCGACCGCCGTGGTGAAGGAGGTCGGCCGGAAGTGA